The following proteins come from a genomic window of Aequorivita marisscotiae:
- a CDS encoding tetratricopeptide repeat-containing sensor histidine kinase produces the protein MIFISAGWSQEDSTFYYFDQTTPERLIKAKIEKTKDPALKSYYRLVYFSKNRNVDSMGYYLKKIDAQQGLPATLLPRLLYLNAYYNRILDNDSLAFVYHQKALIQATKNEDTLTILNSLSGLSQSWDYKEDNHYRLDYLEKLKLAANKYNNQSFSIIYSYLLGNYHLFRDHNTEALNNYKKVLANTFGPRDSILLVGTLGNIGALYQTNISNPDSAIYYYNKKLNLIETNPNFGTAEHYLNVYNNLGKAYATKKNYLQARLNLEKALEYNTTKNKVFNELMIAENLAEVNAGLGYFKEGFYNLKNVIKLSDSLSEEEHQESIANIIENYDNDTLKSNLKQQKIQQRNLWIGASILMVVLSVISYLIFKNAKRKQYIAEQQREIEIQKTEKMLKEQELTTIDAMIAGQEKERERVASDLHDSVGATLAAAKLQFNHLKNNKGKLPNEAEIFEKTSVLLEDAYSEIRAMAHLKNSGVIAKNGLLPAVTKLAKNASGTNNLTIDVQDFGLDERLENSMEIAVFRIIQELVTNIIKHSKASEASISITQHTDSLNIIVEDNGRGFNPKQIHEKDGMGLANIERRVEHLEGSMEVDSTIGRGTTVLIDIPI, from the coding sequence ATGATATTTATTTCTGCTGGTTGGTCGCAGGAAGATTCTACATTTTATTATTTTGACCAGACTACACCAGAACGGTTAATTAAAGCCAAGATTGAAAAAACGAAAGATCCGGCTTTAAAAAGTTATTATCGGCTCGTATATTTCAGTAAGAATAGAAACGTAGATTCCATGGGGTATTACCTTAAAAAAATTGATGCCCAGCAAGGTTTACCAGCTACCCTTTTACCTAGACTATTATACTTAAATGCGTATTACAATCGTATATTGGATAACGATTCCCTCGCATTTGTCTATCATCAAAAAGCCTTAATACAAGCCACCAAAAACGAAGACACCTTAACAATATTAAATAGTTTAAGCGGACTTTCGCAGTCGTGGGATTATAAGGAAGACAACCATTACAGGCTTGATTATCTGGAAAAACTTAAGCTGGCCGCCAACAAATACAACAATCAAAGTTTTAGCATAATTTACAGCTATCTTTTAGGAAATTACCACTTGTTTAGAGACCATAATACGGAAGCTCTAAATAATTACAAAAAGGTTTTAGCAAATACTTTTGGTCCTCGCGATAGTATTTTATTGGTGGGAACTCTTGGCAATATTGGAGCCTTATACCAAACAAATATTAGCAATCCAGATTCTGCCATTTATTATTACAATAAAAAACTAAATCTTATTGAAACGAATCCCAATTTTGGTACTGCCGAACATTATCTAAACGTTTACAATAATTTAGGAAAAGCCTACGCTACTAAAAAAAATTATCTGCAAGCAAGATTAAATCTGGAAAAAGCATTGGAGTATAATACTACAAAAAATAAGGTTTTTAATGAACTCATGATAGCCGAAAATTTAGCCGAAGTTAACGCAGGACTCGGTTATTTTAAAGAAGGTTTTTATAATCTAAAAAATGTAATTAAACTTTCCGATAGCTTAAGCGAAGAAGAACACCAAGAAAGCATTGCAAACATAATTGAAAACTACGACAACGATACATTAAAATCTAATTTGAAACAACAGAAAATACAACAGCGCAACCTATGGATTGGGGCTTCAATTTTGATGGTTGTACTCAGTGTTATTTCATATTTAATTTTTAAAAATGCCAAACGCAAGCAGTATATCGCCGAGCAACAGCGCGAAATAGAAATTCAAAAAACCGAGAAAATGCTAAAGGAGCAAGAACTCACTACCATAGATGCAATGATAGCGGGTCAGGAAAAGGAACGTGAACGCGTGGCAAGCGATTTACACGACAGCGTTGGCGCAACTCTCGCAGCAGCAAAATTGCAATTTAACCATTTGAAAAACAATAAAGGAAAACTGCCAAACGAAGCCGAAATTTTTGAAAAAACAAGTGTACTTTTAGAGGATGCTTACAGCGAAATCCGAGCTATGGCACATTTAAAAAACAGTGGTGTGATAGCCAAAAACGGCTTGTTGCCTGCTGTAACTAAACTAGCAAAGAATGCTTCGGGAACCAATAATTTAACAATTGATGTACAAGATTTTGGACTAGATGAAAGGCTCGAAAATTCAATGGAAATTGCAGTTTTTAGAATAATTCAAGAACTTGTAACTAACATCATTAAACACTCAAAAGCTTCCGAAGCCAGCATATCTATTACGCAACATACAGATTCACTCAACATAATTGTAGAGGATAATGGCCGTGGATTTAATCCGAAGCAAATTCACGAAAAAGACGGCATGGGTCTTGCCAATATAGAACGTCGGGTGGAGCATTTAGAAGGTAGTATGGAAGTAGATTCAACAATAGGAAGAGGCACAACCGTATTAATAGATATACCAATATGA
- a CDS encoding TIGR01777 family oxidoreductase, producing MIKKVLITGATGLIGSELVKQCHSEGIAVNYLTTSKEKIENTENYKGFYWNPQNGEIDVNAFNGAEAIINLVGATISERWTKKYKKVILDSRIETMDLLYQTLKNINHNVVHFISASGIGIYPNSETRLYTEEDDEIGDNFLAQVVVKWEAAAARFKGLGMGMEVSKVRTGMVLAKNDGALPQLIKPIKYGVGAPLGNGEQWQSWIHIEDIAGIYMFLLKNQLEGKYNAVAPNPVQNKKMTKMIAAKLNSPLWLPNIPAFALKLILGEMAVLVLEGQLVSSHKIEELGYHFKYYNLETALQDLL from the coding sequence ATGATAAAAAAGGTATTGATTACGGGGGCTACAGGACTTATCGGTTCGGAGTTGGTAAAGCAGTGCCATAGTGAAGGCATTGCTGTTAATTATCTCACAACCAGCAAAGAAAAAATTGAAAATACCGAAAACTACAAGGGTTTTTATTGGAATCCCCAAAATGGTGAAATTGATGTAAACGCATTTAATGGTGCAGAAGCCATAATTAATTTGGTTGGAGCCACTATTTCTGAACGTTGGACCAAAAAATACAAAAAAGTTATATTGGACAGCCGTATAGAAACTATGGACTTGTTGTACCAAACGCTAAAAAACATAAACCACAATGTTGTTCATTTTATTTCTGCGAGCGGCATTGGTATTTATCCAAATTCAGAAACTAGATTATACACCGAAGAAGATGATGAAATTGGCGATAATTTTTTGGCGCAGGTTGTAGTAAAGTGGGAAGCTGCAGCAGCCAGATTTAAAGGATTGGGAATGGGAATGGAGGTGAGCAAGGTGCGTACCGGAATGGTTTTGGCAAAAAATGATGGCGCATTACCGCAATTAATAAAACCAATTAAATACGGAGTGGGTGCGCCATTGGGAAATGGTGAGCAGTGGCAATCGTGGATTCACATTGAAGATATTGCCGGTATATATATGTTTTTATTAAAAAACCAATTGGAAGGCAAGTACAACGCCGTAGCGCCAAATCCGGTACAGAATAAGAAGATGACAAAGATGATTGCGGCTAAACTTAATAGCCCGCTTTGGCTACCTAATATTCCAGCCTTTGCTTTAAAATTAATTTTAGGCGAAATGGCCGTATTGGTGCTGGAGGGTCAATTGGTTAGCTCGCACAAAATAGAGGAGCTTGGCTACCATTTTAAATATTACAATTTAGAAACTGCACTGCAGGATTTACTATAA
- a CDS encoding DUF1684 domain-containing protein — protein MKGFQIFCCFILISVSISAQNNSAISESKAEQLKLNEEFSNPETTILEPEDFEKFAGLEFYPIEEKFIVTAKFVRTPNEKPFLMPTTTSRTPEYVKYGEAHFNIDGKDFVLNLFKNVLPYDEPGYEDYLFLPFTDLTSGNGSYGGGRYVDLRIPEGDTIVIDFNKAYNPYCAYSARYSCPIPPKENDLLIRIEAGVKDFGKH, from the coding sequence ATGAAGGGATTTCAAATATTTTGCTGTTTCATTTTAATAAGCGTTTCAATTTCAGCGCAAAACAACAGTGCGATTTCAGAAAGTAAAGCGGAACAATTAAAGTTAAATGAGGAATTTAGCAATCCCGAAACCACTATTTTGGAGCCCGAGGATTTTGAGAAATTTGCAGGATTGGAGTTTTATCCCATTGAAGAAAAGTTTATCGTTACGGCCAAATTTGTTCGCACACCAAATGAAAAACCATTCTTAATGCCAACTACTACTTCCCGTACGCCGGAATACGTAAAATACGGCGAAGCACATTTTAATATAGACGGAAAGGATTTTGTTTTAAACCTTTTTAAAAATGTATTGCCTTATGATGAACCTGGATACGAAGATTATCTTTTTCTTCCGTTTACCGATTTAACCAGTGGTAACGGATCTTACGGCGGGGGCAGATATGTTGATCTCCGAATTCCCGAAGGAGATACAATTGTTATAGATTTTAATAAAGCGTATAATCCGTATTGTGCGTACAGCGCGCGTTATTCGTGCCCGATTCCGCCAAAGGAAAATGATTTATTAATAAGAATTGAAGCGGGTGTAAAGGATTTTGGAAAACATTAA
- the mnmD gene encoding tRNA (5-methylaminomethyl-2-thiouridine)(34)-methyltransferase MnmD has protein sequence MKRTLFKTADGSYSLHINEWNEQYHSKHGAIAEALHVFIKEGLHYWFSENKEPGVSILEIGFGTGLNAFLTFLETEKNSFAVNYTGIEAYPLQIDEIRQLNYASLLNTSEEKFIQFHDAPWEEKTRFSEKFHLAKIQQFFSEISVENAFNLIYFDAFGIRVQPELWTEKIFSIMYRSLKANGVLVTYAANGNARRAMQAVGFTVYRLPGPPGKKEMLRAVK, from the coding sequence TTGAAACGCACACTTTTTAAAACAGCCGACGGCTCTTATTCCTTGCATATTAACGAATGGAACGAGCAATACCATTCTAAGCACGGGGCAATAGCCGAAGCTCTGCATGTTTTTATAAAGGAGGGGCTTCATTATTGGTTTTCTGAAAATAAAGAGCCAGGTGTTTCAATTCTTGAAATTGGGTTTGGAACCGGTCTCAACGCTTTTCTTACTTTTTTAGAAACCGAAAAAAATTCGTTTGCTGTAAATTATACGGGAATTGAAGCCTATCCGTTACAAATAGATGAAATACGGCAACTCAATTACGCTTCACTTCTAAATACTTCCGAAGAAAAATTTATTCAATTTCACGATGCACCGTGGGAAGAGAAAACTAGGTTTTCAGAAAAATTTCACCTTGCCAAAATACAGCAGTTCTTTTCTGAAATATCGGTTGAAAACGCTTTTAATCTTATCTATTTTGATGCCTTCGGCATTCGGGTTCAACCAGAACTTTGGACTGAGAAAATCTTTAGTATAATGTACAGGTCTTTAAAGGCCAATGGCGTGTTGGTTACCTATGCGGCCAACGGTAATGCGAGGCGGGCAATGCAAGCGGTAGGCTTTACCGTTTACCGGCTACCCGGTCCGCCAGGAAAAAAGGAAATGTTACGGGCGGTAAAATAA
- a CDS encoding response regulator transcription factor, translating into MITVAIAEDHQSLVDGINLLLKYEEGISIVGMANDGEALLEIVRKKQPKVVLTDIKMPKIDGIAATKIIKNEFPQIKIVAFTMFSQHDAVSQMIAAGASGYLLKNSPLEEVLNAIKTVAAGNTFFDRGIDPSFLNETAETTSQKPILSKSEREILRYIGQGKTSSQIANLRFTAVSTVEKHRKNMMHKLGLSGKGELLRYALEQKYDF; encoded by the coding sequence ATGATAACTGTAGCAATAGCCGAAGACCACCAAAGTCTGGTGGACGGTATAAATTTATTACTGAAATATGAAGAGGGCATTTCTATTGTTGGAATGGCCAACGATGGCGAAGCCCTGCTGGAAATTGTACGTAAAAAGCAACCAAAAGTAGTTTTAACCGATATTAAAATGCCAAAAATAGACGGCATTGCCGCTACCAAAATCATCAAAAACGAATTTCCCCAAATTAAGATTGTGGCTTTTACAATGTTTAGCCAACACGATGCTGTTTCGCAAATGATTGCCGCAGGTGCTTCGGGATATTTACTAAAAAACTCGCCCTTAGAAGAAGTATTGAACGCAATAAAAACAGTAGCTGCTGGCAATACGTTTTTTGACCGCGGAATTGATCCTTCCTTTCTAAATGAAACCGCCGAAACCACTTCACAAAAACCCATTTTGTCTAAAAGCGAACGTGAAATTTTACGCTATATCGGGCAAGGAAAAACAAGCAGTCAGATTGCAAATTTGCGCTTCACAGCTGTTTCTACGGTAGAGAAGCACCGAAAAAACATGATGCACAAACTAGGCCTTTCCGGTAAAGGCGAACTATTGCGCTACGCTTTGGAACAGAAATACGACTTTTAG
- a CDS encoding DUF4920 domain-containing protein — MKKILILFSLIAVAIGCKNEKVEDKPVLETETIAMNYQTFGEKITDENVLNTQAVIKRYNDLKIGDTVNVKFASQVKEVCQKKGCWMKVDLGEDEAMVRFKDYGFFMPKDIAGKEIIAEGKAYVEEMSIEDQRHYAEDGGATAEEIAAITEVKRTLAFEAHGVLIPEEEKH; from the coding sequence ATGAAAAAAATACTAATTCTGTTCTCACTTATAGCAGTTGCCATTGGCTGTAAAAACGAAAAAGTTGAAGACAAACCTGTGCTCGAAACTGAAACAATAGCCATGAACTACCAAACTTTTGGCGAAAAAATTACCGATGAAAACGTATTAAATACGCAAGCGGTAATTAAAAGATACAACGATTTAAAAATTGGCGATACAGTCAATGTAAAATTTGCCAGCCAAGTAAAGGAAGTTTGCCAAAAGAAGGGCTGCTGGATGAAAGTAGATTTGGGTGAAGACGAGGCAATGGTTCGTTTTAAAGATTATGGTTTCTTTATGCCGAAAGATATTGCTGGCAAAGAAATTATTGCCGAAGGTAAAGCATATGTTGAAGAAATGAGTATTGAAGATCAACGTCATTACGCCGAAGATGGCGGAGCTACGGCCGAAGAAATTGCTGCGATTACCGAAGTAAAGCGCACCCTTGCCTTTGAAGCTCACGGAGTACTTATTCCGGAAGAGGAAAAGCACTAG
- a CDS encoding SRPBCC family protein, protein MKILKYLFFLLLIVIIGSAIYFGTQDGTFNIQDSEVIAAPPEVVFNKVNDYKSWEEWGPWKKEDPTITFTYAEKTSGEGASYSWEGDMSGSMTTTKVIPNKEIAQDLTLQTPAGERKNKVYWTFEEVEEGTKVTWGMKGEHPLIDKVYYALSGFDFETAMHEMNKTGLDAIAKEVAEDIKQYSINVDGVTQYGGGYYMYTTTVAKQDAVNEKMTPLMNEVLKFVKQHNLNMAGNPFTIYNEIDNANNTVIFSAGIPVKEQVITPEGSPVVCGFMDPVTTIKISLKGNYEHLSEAYLKGRQYITENGHEIDTTRKMFEVYVTDPEEVPNPANWVTEIYIPIISSAQPIELGL, encoded by the coding sequence ATGAAAATTTTAAAGTATTTATTTTTTCTACTTCTTATAGTAATTATCGGAAGCGCAATTTATTTTGGCACGCAAGACGGAACTTTTAATATTCAGGATTCTGAAGTAATTGCCGCGCCACCCGAGGTGGTTTTTAACAAGGTAAACGATTATAAGAGTTGGGAAGAATGGGGGCCATGGAAAAAGGAAGATCCCACCATTACCTTTACCTATGCCGAAAAAACTTCTGGCGAAGGCGCTTCCTATTCTTGGGAAGGTGATATGAGCGGCTCCATGACTACCACCAAGGTAATTCCCAATAAAGAAATAGCTCAGGATTTAACATTGCAAACTCCGGCAGGCGAACGCAAAAATAAAGTGTATTGGACATTTGAAGAAGTGGAAGAAGGTACAAAAGTTACCTGGGGAATGAAAGGCGAACACCCCTTAATAGATAAAGTATATTACGCGCTAAGCGGTTTCGATTTTGAAACAGCAATGCACGAAATGAATAAAACCGGTCTTGATGCAATTGCAAAAGAAGTAGCCGAAGATATAAAACAGTATTCCATAAACGTAGATGGCGTAACCCAATATGGTGGCGGATATTATATGTACACCACAACTGTTGCCAAACAAGATGCTGTAAACGAAAAAATGACTCCGTTAATGAACGAAGTACTCAAATTTGTAAAGCAGCACAATTTAAACATGGCCGGGAATCCTTTTACAATCTACAACGAAATAGACAACGCTAACAATACCGTAATTTTTTCGGCGGGTATTCCGGTGAAGGAACAAGTTATTACTCCCGAAGGCAGTCCCGTAGTATGCGGCTTTATGGATCCTGTTACAACAATAAAGATTTCGTTAAAAGGAAATTATGAACATCTTTCAGAAGCTTATTTAAAAGGAAGACAGTACATTACTGAAAACGGACATGAAATAGACACCACCCGAAAAATGTTTGAAGTTTATGTTACCGATCCCGAAGAAGTGCCTAATCCCGCCAATTGGGTGACCGAAATATACATCCCAATAATTTCTTCTGCCCAACCCATAGAATTAGGATTGTAA
- a CDS encoding nucleoside triphosphate pyrophosphohydrolase family protein, which produces MKNKINAVSEFHDAFGLGIKNIPTANLGMKKNLLRYELMREENEEYLKAANEGDLVEVADALGDMLYILCGTIIEHGMQHKIEEVFNEIQRSNMSKLGEDGKPIYREDGKVLKGPNYFKPRIREILEK; this is translated from the coding sequence ATGAAGAATAAAATAAATGCAGTTTCTGAATTTCACGATGCATTTGGTCTAGGAATAAAAAACATTCCAACGGCTAATCTGGGAATGAAGAAAAACCTTTTGCGCTACGAATTAATGCGTGAGGAAAACGAAGAATACTTAAAAGCAGCAAACGAGGGCGATCTTGTAGAAGTAGCAGATGCCCTGGGCGATATGCTCTATATTTTATGCGGAACCATAATTGAACACGGTATGCAACATAAAATTGAAGAGGTTTTTAATGAAATTCAGCGCAGCAATATGAGCAAGCTTGGAGAAGACGGAAAGCCTATTTATCGCGAAGATGGAAAGGTGCTAAAAGGCCCCAACTATTTTAAACCGCGTATTCGCGAAATTTTGGAAAAATAA
- the crcB gene encoding fluoride efflux transporter CrcB yields the protein MKQLALVFIGGGLGSTLRYGLAKYLNSYETGIPYGTLAANILGSLLIGIILGVALKNETLSQNTVLFLATGFCGGFTTFSTFAYENHLFLKAGDFISFALYTMASFVVGFAMVFLGMWVAKFF from the coding sequence ATGAAACAGCTCGCTTTGGTTTTTATTGGTGGTGGTTTGGGAAGCACATTGCGATACGGGCTAGCCAAATATTTAAACAGCTATGAAACCGGCATACCATACGGGACGTTAGCAGCCAATATTTTAGGAAGTTTATTAATTGGAATAATATTAGGGGTTGCATTAAAAAACGAAACGCTATCACAGAATACCGTTCTGTTTTTGGCTACAGGTTTCTGTGGTGGATTCACAACATTTTCAACCTTTGCTTATGAAAACCATCTATTTTTAAAAGCAGGCGATTTTATTTCGTTTGCGCTTTATACTATGGCAAGCTTTGTAGTTGGTTTTGCAATGGTTTTTTTGGGAATGTGGGTGGCAAAGTTTTTTTAA
- a CDS encoding branched-chain amino acid aminotransferase — protein sequence MNSPSTEKLDIQKVATSRIGEVDFNNLTFGNTFTDHMFECDYKNGVWQKPTIKPYGPLTISPAAKVFHYGQAVFEGMKAFKDDDNRVWLFRPEENFKRINKSSVRMAIPEFPKDIFFEALTTIVKMDKDWIQPGLGNSLYIRPFVIATQVGVSASPSSEYKFMILMSPAQAYYTGDVRVEIAEHYSRSANGGVGAAKAAGNYGAQFFPTNLAREKGFQQVIWTDANEHKLLEEAGTMNVFFRVNNTLLTAPVSDRILDGVTRKSVLALAERDNLTIEVRPVLVSEIVEAARNGSLKEIFGAGTAAVISPVSAFSYKGTVYELEKQEDGFAKRFKKELMDIQYNRSDDPFGWRFEVA from the coding sequence ATGAATTCACCTTCCACCGAAAAACTAGACATCCAAAAAGTTGCAACTTCAAGAATTGGCGAAGTAGATTTTAACAATCTTACCTTCGGAAATACTTTTACAGACCACATGTTTGAATGCGACTATAAAAACGGTGTGTGGCAAAAGCCTACCATTAAGCCGTATGGCCCGCTTACAATCTCACCTGCTGCGAAAGTATTTCATTACGGACAAGCGGTTTTTGAAGGAATGAAAGCTTTTAAAGACGACGATAACCGGGTTTGGCTTTTTAGACCTGAGGAAAATTTTAAACGAATTAATAAATCGTCGGTGCGAATGGCCATTCCAGAGTTCCCAAAAGATATTTTCTTTGAGGCGCTAACCACTATCGTGAAAATGGACAAAGACTGGATTCAACCAGGGCTTGGGAATTCGCTTTATATCCGTCCGTTTGTAATTGCAACCCAAGTGGGTGTTTCGGCATCGCCTTCATCTGAATATAAGTTTATGATTTTAATGTCGCCAGCGCAAGCATATTATACTGGCGATGTAAGAGTAGAGATTGCAGAACATTATAGCCGCTCGGCAAATGGTGGCGTAGGTGCCGCAAAAGCTGCCGGAAATTACGGCGCACAATTTTTCCCAACCAATTTGGCACGCGAAAAAGGATTTCAACAAGTAATCTGGACCGACGCCAACGAACACAAATTGTTGGAGGAAGCGGGAACAATGAATGTATTTTTTAGGGTAAACAACACCCTGCTTACTGCTCCGGTAAGCGACAGAATCTTGGATGGGGTTACGCGTAAAAGCGTTTTAGCGCTTGCGGAACGAGATAATCTAACAATAGAGGTAAGGCCGGTTTTGGTTTCGGAAATTGTAGAAGCGGCAAGAAATGGAAGTTTAAAAGAAATTTTTGGAGCTGGCACCGCGGCCGTTATTAGTCCGGTAAGCGCGTTTAGCTATAAAGGAACCGTTTACGAACTTGAAAAACAGGAAGATGGTTTTGCCAAGAGATTTAAAAAAGAATTAATGGATATTCAATACAACCGTAGTGACGATCCGTTTGGCTGGCGGTTTGAAGTTGCGTAA
- a CDS encoding dipeptidyl-peptidase 3 family protein → MKKTLFIAMAISGLLFFSCKENKTENNIAQTENVANTEFDYNVESFGDVKILRYQIPGWEQLSLKEQKLVYYLTKAGLEGRDIMWDQNYRHNLTIRKALENIYTNYKGDKNTEDWKNFETYLKRVWFSNGIHHHYSNAKLIPEFSSDYLKQLLTDTNTKLEGEAFDVIFNDKDSKKVNQAKGVDNVAESAVNFYGPNVTNKDVENFYGNKKSPNPKKPLSFGLNSKLVKENGELKELVYKSGGLYGAAIDKIIGWLEKAQGVAENQAQGDAIGLLIKYYKTGDLQTWDDYNVAWTAATEGNIDYINSFIEVYNDPLGYKGSYETIVQLKDFDMSEKMAVLSENAQWFEDNSPLMEEHKKDSVVGVTYKVVNVAGEAGDASPSTPIGVNLPNANWIRAAVGSKSVSLGNIIEAYNNAGSSGRLKEFVNDAEELKLEEKYGQQADKLHTALHEVIGHASGQLNPGVGETKETLKNYASTLEEGRADLVGLYYLYSPKLQELGLVDDWKKIGMAAYDGYIRNGLMTQLIRLNLGDDVEEAHMRNRQWVSAWVYEKGKADNVIEKITRDGKTYFNINDYDKLHELFGELLRETQRIKSEGDYNAVQHLVETYGVKVDQAIHKEILERNKQFTSAPYSGFVNPLIVPKMDDNGEIESFTIEQPKSFDEQMLYYSKNYSNLPAVN, encoded by the coding sequence ATGAAGAAGACCCTTTTTATTGCAATGGCAATAAGCGGTTTATTGTTTTTTTCTTGTAAAGAAAACAAGACAGAGAACAATATAGCCCAAACTGAAAATGTAGCGAATACAGAGTTTGATTACAATGTTGAGTCGTTCGGCGATGTAAAAATACTGCGTTACCAAATTCCTGGTTGGGAGCAACTTAGTTTAAAGGAGCAAAAACTGGTATACTATCTCACCAAAGCTGGTCTGGAAGGAAGAGATATAATGTGGGATCAAAACTACCGCCACAATCTTACCATTAGAAAAGCACTTGAAAATATTTACACGAATTATAAGGGCGATAAAAACACGGAAGATTGGAAAAACTTTGAAACTTATTTAAAGCGTGTTTGGTTCAGTAATGGTATTCATCACCATTATAGCAATGCCAAACTTATACCTGAATTTTCTTCAGATTATTTAAAACAGCTTTTAACCGATACTAATACGAAATTAGAAGGCGAAGCTTTTGACGTAATTTTTAACGATAAGGATTCAAAAAAAGTGAATCAGGCCAAAGGTGTTGATAACGTTGCAGAAAGTGCTGTAAACTTTTATGGACCCAATGTTACCAATAAAGATGTGGAAAATTTTTACGGCAATAAAAAATCTCCCAATCCTAAAAAACCATTGTCTTTTGGTTTAAATTCTAAATTGGTAAAAGAAAATGGCGAACTAAAGGAACTAGTTTATAAATCTGGTGGACTTTACGGCGCAGCGATAGATAAAATTATTGGATGGTTAGAAAAAGCACAGGGAGTTGCAGAAAACCAAGCCCAAGGCGATGCAATTGGCTTGTTAATTAAATACTACAAAACTGGCGACCTACAAACTTGGGACGATTATAACGTAGCGTGGACCGCCGCAACTGAAGGAAATATAGATTACATTAACAGCTTTATTGAAGTGTATAACGATCCGTTAGGCTACAAGGGCTCCTACGAGACTATTGTACAACTGAAAGATTTTGACATGTCTGAAAAAATGGCAGTACTTTCTGAAAACGCTCAATGGTTTGAAGATAATTCACCATTGATGGAAGAACATAAAAAAGACAGTGTGGTGGGGGTAACTTATAAAGTTGTAAATGTTGCCGGAGAAGCGGGTGATGCATCGCCAAGCACGCCAATTGGTGTTAACTTGCCAAATGCAAACTGGATTCGCGCTGCGGTGGGCAGTAAATCTGTTTCCTTAGGAAATATTATCGAAGCCTATAACAACGCAGGAAGTTCAGGTAGATTAAAAGAGTTTGTAAACGATGCTGAAGAACTTAAATTGGAAGAAAAATACGGGCAACAAGCCGATAAACTTCACACAGCACTGCACGAAGTTATTGGTCATGCTTCGGGCCAATTAAATCCTGGGGTTGGCGAAACCAAAGAAACTCTTAAAAACTATGCTTCTACTTTAGAAGAAGGTCGCGCAGATTTGGTGGGGCTTTACTATTTATACAGTCCTAAACTCCAGGAATTGGGATTGGTAGACGATTGGAAAAAAATTGGAATGGCCGCTTATGACGGTTACATCCGCAATGGGCTAATGACGCAATTAATTAGGCTTAATTTGGGCGATGATGTAGAAGAAGCTCACATGCGAAACCGCCAATGGGTTTCTGCTTGGGTTTATGAAAAAGGAAAGGCAGACAATGTAATAGAAAAAATTACCCGGGACGGAAAAACCTATTTCAATATTAACGATTACGATAAACTTCACGAATTGTTTGGCGAATTGCTTCGCGAAACACAACGTATAAAAAGCGAAGGCGATTATAATGCAGTACAACATTTAGTTGAAACCTACGGCGTTAAAGTAGATCAGGCTATTCACAAAGAAATTTTGGAGCGCAATAAGCAATTTACATCGGCACCGTATAGTGGTTTTGTAAACCCGCTAATTGTTCCAAAAATGGACGATAATGGCGAAATTGAAAGTTTCACCATAGAGCAACCAAAGTCTTTTGACGAACAGATGCTTTATTACTCTAAAAATTATAGCAATTTGCCAGCAGTAAATTAA